One genomic window of Micrococcus flavus includes the following:
- a CDS encoding DUF3107 domain-containing protein, with amino-acid sequence MEIRIGVQHVGREVVLESEQTAEEVRALVDAAIADGSVLSLADAKGRQVVVPGDRIGFVEIGARKSGPLGFAAV; translated from the coding sequence ATGGAGATCCGCATCGGTGTGCAGCATGTCGGCCGTGAGGTCGTCCTGGAGAGCGAGCAGACCGCCGAGGAGGTGCGCGCGCTCGTGGACGCCGCGATCGCCGACGGCTCGGTGCTCTCCCTGGCCGACGCCAAGGGCCGCCAGGTCGTGGTCCCGGGCGACCGCATCGGCTTCGTGGAGATCGGCGCCCGCAAGTCCGGCCCCCTGGGCTTCGCCGCCGTCTGA
- a CDS encoding glutamyl-tRNA reductase, with translation MTVFSLVASHKDLSLDTVARLSAGAAGVGAALTADRADGAVVLSTCNRVEVYAEARDGDVDAARERLVDAIAERSELPAESVRSAFRVLDADATARHLFEVAAGLDSAVVGEREIAGQVRRALVQARAEGTATGSLVRLFESATRTAKDVGARTALGATGRSVVSVALDLTEELRGLMDEAARREFWSGAAVLLIGTGAYAGTTLAQLAERGAEAVGVHSASGRAAQFVADRGGWALALGGADVAGAAAEADVIIGSSGGDRQISPERLAELRAGTDRPLTVVDLALSRDFDPAVTELDGVDLITLESVRLAAPEQAEAAVAEARALVEGAVTEYSAARRGRTADEAIKALRRHTTAALDREMERVRTRHGCTAAAEEVHFALRRMVNQLLHAPSVRARELAAEGRLDEYEHALEVLFEIPAPATARAETAPPDGCPAHGTGDDDAARRSA, from the coding sequence GTGACTGTCTTCTCCCTCGTGGCCTCCCACAAAGACCTGAGCCTGGACACGGTGGCCCGCCTGAGCGCGGGGGCCGCCGGCGTCGGGGCCGCCCTGACCGCCGACCGGGCGGACGGGGCCGTCGTGCTGTCCACGTGCAACCGCGTGGAGGTCTACGCGGAGGCCCGCGACGGGGACGTCGACGCCGCCCGTGAGCGGCTGGTCGACGCGATCGCCGAGCGCAGCGAGCTGCCCGCGGAGTCCGTCCGCTCCGCCTTCCGCGTGCTCGACGCCGACGCCACCGCCCGGCACCTGTTCGAGGTGGCTGCCGGCCTGGACTCCGCGGTGGTGGGCGAACGGGAGATCGCCGGCCAGGTGCGCCGCGCCCTCGTCCAGGCCCGCGCCGAGGGCACGGCCACGGGCTCCCTTGTGCGGCTCTTCGAGTCCGCCACGCGCACCGCCAAGGACGTGGGGGCCCGCACCGCGCTCGGCGCCACGGGCCGCTCGGTGGTCTCGGTGGCCCTCGACCTCACGGAGGAGCTGCGCGGGCTCATGGACGAGGCCGCGCGCCGCGAGTTCTGGTCCGGCGCCGCCGTCCTGCTGATCGGCACGGGCGCGTACGCGGGCACCACGCTCGCCCAGCTCGCCGAGCGCGGGGCCGAGGCCGTGGGCGTCCACTCCGCCTCGGGCCGGGCCGCCCAGTTCGTGGCCGACCGCGGCGGCTGGGCCCTGGCCCTGGGCGGCGCGGACGTGGCGGGGGCGGCCGCGGAGGCGGACGTGATCATCGGCTCCTCCGGGGGAGACCGGCAGATCAGCCCGGAGCGCCTGGCAGAGCTGCGCGCCGGGACCGACCGCCCGCTCACCGTGGTGGACCTCGCGCTGTCCCGCGACTTCGACCCGGCCGTCACGGAGCTCGACGGCGTGGACCTGATCACCCTGGAGTCGGTGCGCCTGGCCGCGCCCGAGCAGGCGGAGGCCGCCGTCGCGGAGGCCCGGGCGCTGGTGGAGGGCGCCGTGACGGAGTACTCGGCCGCCCGCCGCGGCCGCACCGCGGACGAGGCGATCAAGGCCCTGCGCCGGCACACGACCGCCGCCCTCGACCGGGAGATGGAGCGGGTGCGCACCCGGCACGGGTGCACGGCCGCCGCCGAGGAGGTCCACTTCGCCCTGCGCCGCATGGTGAACCAGCTCCTGCACGCGCCCAGCGTCCGCGCCCGCGAACTCGCCGCCGAGGGCCGGCTGGACGAGTACGAGCACGCCCTCGAGGTGCTCTTCGAGATCCCCGCACCGGCGACGGCGCGGGCCGAGACCGCACCGCCGGACGGCTGCCCCGCCCACGGGACCGGAGACGACGACGCCGCCCGCAGGAGCGCCTGA
- a CDS encoding DEAD/DEAH box helicase has product MTENTPAPETQPDVADVAADTVTPETAPAEPEQTFADFGVEEPIVRALAEKGIEHPFPIQAMTLPVALGGHDIIGHAKTGTGKTLGFGIPALQRAVGPGEDGWAEREADGRAGAPQALIVAPTRELAVQVAGDLVAAAKHRPLRIATIYGGRAYEPQIEELQRGVDIVVGTPGRLIDLMRQKHLRLDHVATVVLDEADEMLDLGFLPDVETLLSAVPAARQTMLFSATMPGPVVAMARRYMTRPTHIRAHDPEDEGLTKKDIRQLVYRAHHMDKDELVARALQAEGRGRTIVFTRTKRTAARVADELTQRGFAAGPLHGDLGQGAREQALRAFRSGKVDILVATDVAARGIDVDDVTHVFNFQAPEDEKTYVHRVGRTGRAGHKGTAVTLVDWEDMPRWSLIDKALGLGQPEPRETYSSSPHLFEDLGIPKGTKGRLPKEKRTLEGLDAELLEDLGGPESKERERGGRGGRSRDGGRVGRRDGRGEREGGRGGRRGNERGGERRERAPREERAPREERSPRTERTEAPAREQAPVEGGRRRRSRTRRRNGEVLDG; this is encoded by the coding sequence ATGACCGAGAACACCCCCGCACCCGAGACCCAACCGGACGTCGCCGACGTCGCCGCGGACACCGTCACCCCCGAGACGGCCCCCGCCGAGCCCGAGCAGACCTTCGCCGACTTCGGCGTCGAGGAGCCGATCGTCCGCGCGCTGGCGGAGAAGGGCATCGAGCACCCCTTCCCCATCCAGGCCATGACCCTCCCCGTGGCCCTCGGCGGCCACGACATCATCGGCCACGCGAAGACCGGCACCGGCAAGACCCTGGGCTTCGGCATCCCCGCGCTGCAGCGCGCCGTGGGCCCGGGCGAGGACGGCTGGGCCGAACGCGAGGCCGACGGCCGCGCCGGGGCCCCCCAGGCCCTGATCGTGGCCCCCACCCGCGAGCTCGCCGTCCAGGTGGCCGGCGACCTCGTGGCCGCCGCCAAGCACCGCCCGCTGCGCATCGCCACCATCTACGGCGGCCGCGCCTACGAGCCCCAGATCGAGGAGCTCCAGCGCGGCGTCGACATCGTCGTCGGCACCCCCGGCCGCCTGATCGACCTCATGCGGCAGAAGCACCTGCGCCTGGACCACGTGGCCACCGTGGTGCTGGACGAGGCCGACGAGATGCTGGACCTCGGCTTCCTCCCGGACGTCGAGACCCTGCTGTCCGCCGTGCCCGCCGCCCGTCAGACCATGCTCTTCTCCGCCACCATGCCCGGTCCCGTCGTCGCGATGGCCCGCCGGTACATGACCCGGCCCACCCACATCCGCGCGCACGACCCCGAGGACGAGGGCCTGACGAAGAAGGACATCCGTCAGCTCGTCTACCGCGCCCACCACATGGACAAGGACGAGCTCGTGGCCCGCGCCCTGCAGGCCGAGGGCCGCGGCCGGACCATCGTGTTCACCCGCACCAAGCGCACCGCCGCCCGCGTGGCGGACGAGCTCACCCAGCGCGGCTTCGCGGCCGGCCCCCTACACGGCGACCTCGGCCAGGGCGCCCGCGAGCAGGCCCTCCGCGCGTTCCGCAGCGGCAAGGTGGACATCCTCGTGGCCACCGACGTCGCCGCCCGCGGCATCGACGTCGACGACGTCACGCACGTGTTCAACTTCCAGGCCCCCGAGGACGAGAAGACCTACGTGCACCGCGTGGGCCGCACCGGCCGCGCAGGCCACAAGGGCACCGCCGTGACCCTGGTGGACTGGGAGGACATGCCGCGCTGGTCCCTGATCGACAAGGCCCTCGGCCTCGGCCAGCCGGAACCTCGCGAGACGTACTCCTCCTCCCCGCACCTGTTCGAGGACCTCGGCATCCCGAAGGGCACGAAGGGCCGGCTGCCGAAGGAGAAGCGCACCCTCGAGGGCCTCGACGCCGAGCTCCTCGAGGACCTCGGCGGCCCCGAGTCGAAGGAGCGCGAGCGCGGCGGCCGCGGTGGCCGGTCCCGCGACGGCGGACGCGTCGGGCGCCGGGACGGCCGCGGCGAGCGCGAGGGCGGCCGTGGCGGCCGCCGGGGGAACGAGCGCGGCGGGGAGCGCCGTGAGCGCGCCCCTCGCGAGGAGCGCGCCCCGCGTGAGGAGCGGTCGCCCCGCACGGAGCGCACGGAGGCCCCCGCGCGGGAGCAGGCCCCGGTCGAGGGCGGACGCCGTCGTCGCTCGCGCACCCGCCGCCGCAACGGCGAGGTCCTGGACGGCTGA
- a CDS encoding RNB domain-containing ribonuclease: MPHHALAVHGEADAALGARLAALRTELELPAEFPAEVLAEAQAAAAVVPSQAATDPDREDLTAVPFVTVDPAGSTDLDQALHLEEAGAGRLTVRYAIADVPAFVTPEGAVDAEARRRGQTVYLPDGRVPLHPAVLSEDAASLLPGQDRPAFVWTFTLAEDGTVTDTALSRARVRSRLQLAYPEVQAFLDDDADPAAADWPAEVRASLALLPEVGARRTAQEAARGGASLSMPDQEIAVVDGRYRITRRVPLPAEDHNAQLSLMTGMAAAEIMLEAGVGILRTMPAPDRDAVDAFRARTRALGLPWEPGTDYGAYLRSVDPADPRGLAVMHAATSLFRGAGYTAFDARAEDPALRTPPEDPEQAALAAPYAHATAPLRRLVDRFVLALCHAHVTDAEAPEWARAALPELPALMADSGRRASAADRAAEELVEAAVLAEHVGAVLAGSAVRSTERGTDVQLTEPPVALRVPGRAEPGTDVSVRIEAVDVASGTVTASGVDWPDSSR, encoded by the coding sequence ATGCCGCATCACGCCCTCGCGGTGCACGGTGAGGCGGACGCCGCCCTCGGCGCCCGTCTCGCCGCCCTGCGCACCGAGCTCGAGCTGCCCGCGGAGTTCCCCGCCGAGGTGCTCGCCGAGGCGCAGGCCGCCGCGGCGGTGGTCCCGTCGCAGGCCGCGACGGACCCCGACCGCGAGGACCTGACGGCGGTGCCGTTCGTGACCGTGGACCCGGCCGGGTCCACGGACCTGGACCAGGCCCTACACCTCGAGGAGGCGGGAGCCGGGCGGCTGACCGTGCGCTACGCGATCGCGGACGTCCCCGCGTTCGTGACCCCCGAGGGCGCGGTGGACGCCGAGGCCCGCCGCCGCGGCCAGACCGTGTACCTGCCGGACGGCCGTGTGCCCCTGCACCCGGCCGTGCTCAGCGAGGACGCCGCGTCCCTGCTCCCGGGGCAGGACCGGCCGGCGTTCGTCTGGACGTTCACGCTCGCCGAGGACGGCACGGTCACGGACACCGCCCTGAGCCGCGCCCGGGTCCGCTCGCGTCTCCAGCTGGCCTACCCCGAGGTCCAGGCGTTCCTCGACGACGACGCCGACCCCGCCGCCGCCGACTGGCCCGCGGAGGTGCGCGCCTCCCTGGCCCTGCTCCCCGAGGTCGGGGCGCGGCGCACCGCGCAGGAGGCCGCGCGCGGCGGCGCCTCCCTGAGCATGCCGGACCAGGAGATCGCGGTGGTGGACGGCCGTTACCGGATCACCCGCCGCGTCCCCCTGCCCGCGGAGGACCACAACGCCCAGCTGTCCCTCATGACCGGCATGGCGGCGGCGGAGATCATGCTGGAGGCCGGCGTCGGGATCCTGCGCACCATGCCCGCCCCGGACCGGGACGCGGTGGACGCCTTCCGCGCCCGCACCCGCGCCCTCGGCCTGCCGTGGGAGCCCGGCACGGACTACGGGGCGTACCTGCGCTCGGTGGACCCGGCCGACCCCCGGGGCCTGGCCGTGATGCACGCGGCCACCTCCCTCTTCCGCGGCGCCGGGTACACCGCGTTCGACGCGCGGGCGGAGGACCCCGCCCTGCGCACGCCGCCGGAGGACCCCGAACAGGCGGCCCTGGCCGCACCGTACGCCCACGCCACCGCCCCTCTCCGCCGGCTCGTGGACCGGTTCGTCCTAGCCCTGTGCCACGCCCACGTCACGGACGCCGAGGCGCCGGAGTGGGCACGGGCCGCCCTCCCGGAGCTGCCCGCCCTGATGGCGGACTCCGGCCGGCGCGCATCCGCGGCCGACCGCGCCGCCGAGGAGCTCGTGGAGGCCGCCGTCCTGGCCGAGCACGTTGGCGCGGTCTTGGCCGGATCCGCGGTGCGCTCCACAGAGCGCGGCACGGACGTCCAGCTGACCGAGCCGCCCGTGGCGCTGCGCGTGCCCGGCCGCGCGGAGCCCGGCACGGACGTGTCCGTGCGGATCGAGGCCGTGGACGTGGCCTCGGGGACGGTCACCGCCTCGGGGGTAGACTGGCCGGACAGCTCACGCTGA
- the hemE gene encoding uroporphyrinogen decarboxylase: MSAQTTSSDAPTGLPAEHPLRTADPARSTARSPLVRALRGQEPTRNPVWFMRQAGRSLPEYRRVREGIGMLESCLQPELAAEITLQPVRRHDVDAAIFFSDIVVPLRLAGVDVEIQPGVGPVLGRPVRTAEDAAALPPLEDDALDVIREAVTRTVAELGDRPLIGFAGAPFTLAAYMVEGRPSRDHMGPRRMMHGDPDTWAALAGWAATVSGQFLRAQLEAGASAAQLFDSWAGSLSAEDYLRHVQPHSATAFAHVADIAGPAVADGAPLLHFGTGTGEFLHHLRDAGATAVGVDHRITLAEAHRRLAAHPGPDGRGAVPLQGNIDPALLGAPWPVLEAHVRDVVASGTAAPGHVVNLAHGVPPETDPEVLTRVVELIHALPVGEGGQA; this comes from the coding sequence ATGTCCGCTCAGACCACGTCCTCCGACGCGCCGACCGGCCTGCCGGCCGAGCACCCCCTGCGCACCGCCGACCCCGCCCGCTCCACCGCCCGGAGCCCGCTCGTCCGGGCCCTGCGGGGGCAGGAGCCCACCCGGAACCCCGTGTGGTTCATGCGGCAGGCGGGCCGTTCGCTGCCGGAGTACCGCCGCGTGCGCGAGGGGATCGGCATGCTCGAGTCGTGCCTCCAGCCGGAGCTCGCCGCCGAGATCACCCTCCAGCCCGTGCGCCGCCACGACGTGGACGCGGCCATCTTCTTCTCCGACATCGTGGTGCCCCTGCGCCTGGCGGGCGTGGACGTCGAGATCCAGCCCGGCGTCGGGCCCGTGCTGGGCCGCCCCGTGCGCACGGCCGAAGACGCCGCCGCCCTGCCTCCGCTCGAGGACGACGCACTGGACGTCATCCGCGAGGCCGTGACCCGCACGGTCGCCGAGCTCGGCGACCGCCCCCTGATCGGCTTCGCCGGAGCCCCGTTCACCCTGGCCGCCTACATGGTGGAGGGCCGCCCGTCCCGCGACCACATGGGCCCGCGCCGCATGATGCACGGGGATCCGGACACGTGGGCCGCCCTGGCCGGGTGGGCCGCCACGGTCTCCGGCCAGTTCCTGCGGGCCCAGCTCGAGGCGGGCGCGTCGGCCGCCCAGCTGTTCGACTCGTGGGCGGGTTCGCTCTCCGCGGAGGACTACCTCCGCCACGTCCAGCCGCACTCGGCGACGGCGTTCGCGCATGTGGCGGACATCGCCGGACCCGCCGTGGCGGACGGGGCCCCGCTGCTGCACTTCGGCACCGGCACGGGAGAGTTCCTGCACCACCTGCGCGACGCCGGCGCCACCGCGGTGGGCGTGGACCACCGCATCACCCTGGCGGAGGCGCACCGTCGACTCGCGGCGCACCCCGGCCCGGACGGCCGCGGCGCGGTACCGCTGCAGGGCAACATCGACCCCGCCCTGCTGGGCGCCCCGTGGCCGGTGCTCGAGGCGCACGTGCGCGACGTCGTCGCCTCCGGCACCGCCGCCCCGGGCCACGTGGTGAACCTCGCCCACGGCGTGCCGCCGGAGACCGATCCCGAGGTCCTGACCCGGGTGGTGGAGCTCATCCACGCCCTGCCCGTGGGGGAGGGGGGTCAGGCGTGA
- a CDS encoding protoporphyrinogen/coproporphyrinogen oxidase, protein MTGSALVVGGGIAGLLAARRLHEQGWAVTLAEATSVLGGTVSSRFLDVPSASDSGTPKTQTLELDGGAESYAVRGAAMQALVDELGLDEHVVAPEPLGSWLHGPDGAHPAPRLGLVGIPGDLHAPDVAAALSPAGLERALEDERAPMDRWARALAEGTSVTVAELVSDRLGEEVLRRLVSPVVAGVHSADPAVVDVERVAPGLLRAAVDAGSLSAGVAALRGGVTPGAAVAGIDGGMAKVTGRLVTSLREAGVTVLRGVRVAALSRMGEDGRWWAQISDRDDEVVRGLDVDRVVLAVDGVTAWHLLAPLNQDVLDPAAGPQLGEGIALAVLVVEAPGLDDAPRGTGVLVSPGTGVRAKALTHATAKWAWLRTVVTRPGRDGVPRHPHRHMLRLSYGRQGGDADELGFRSTDEQLLAAALEDAAALTGVPLAEEDVLNSTVVRWRAPIPPQHGPDREAMDALVRWATDVPGLDLVGSWVHGTGLAAVVAGVERTVGRGAGLAAAD, encoded by the coding sequence GTGACCGGCTCGGCCCTCGTGGTCGGCGGCGGGATCGCCGGCCTGCTCGCCGCCCGCCGGCTCCACGAGCAGGGCTGGGCGGTCACGCTGGCGGAGGCGACCTCCGTGCTGGGCGGCACGGTGTCCTCCCGGTTCCTGGACGTGCCGTCCGCGTCCGACTCGGGCACGCCGAAGACGCAGACCCTCGAGCTCGACGGCGGCGCCGAGTCCTACGCGGTGCGCGGCGCCGCGATGCAGGCCCTCGTGGACGAGCTGGGCCTGGACGAGCACGTGGTGGCCCCGGAGCCGCTGGGCTCGTGGCTGCACGGCCCGGACGGCGCCCACCCCGCGCCGCGCCTGGGCCTGGTGGGCATCCCCGGAGACCTGCACGCCCCCGACGTGGCGGCCGCCCTGAGCCCCGCGGGGCTGGAGCGGGCCCTCGAGGACGAGCGCGCCCCCATGGACCGCTGGGCGCGGGCGCTGGCCGAGGGCACGTCCGTCACCGTGGCGGAGCTGGTCTCGGACCGCCTCGGCGAGGAGGTCCTCCGGCGCCTCGTGAGCCCCGTGGTGGCCGGCGTGCACTCCGCCGACCCGGCCGTGGTGGACGTGGAGCGCGTGGCCCCGGGCCTGCTCCGCGCGGCCGTGGACGCGGGCTCGCTGTCCGCCGGCGTCGCCGCCCTGCGGGGCGGCGTCACCCCCGGGGCGGCCGTGGCCGGGATCGACGGCGGCATGGCCAAGGTCACTGGCCGGCTCGTGACCAGCCTGCGCGAGGCCGGCGTCACGGTGCTGCGCGGCGTGCGCGTGGCCGCCCTGTCCCGCATGGGCGAGGACGGGCGCTGGTGGGCGCAGATCTCCGACCGGGACGACGAGGTGGTGCGCGGCCTGGACGTGGACCGCGTGGTGCTCGCCGTGGACGGCGTCACCGCCTGGCACCTGCTGGCCCCGCTGAACCAGGACGTCCTGGATCCGGCCGCCGGCCCCCAGCTCGGCGAGGGGATCGCGCTGGCGGTCCTGGTGGTCGAGGCCCCCGGGCTCGACGACGCCCCGCGCGGCACCGGCGTCCTCGTGTCCCCGGGCACGGGGGTGCGCGCCAAGGCCCTCACCCACGCGACCGCCAAGTGGGCCTGGCTGCGCACGGTGGTGACCCGGCCCGGCCGGGACGGCGTGCCCCGCCATCCGCACCGCCATATGCTGCGCCTGTCCTACGGGCGGCAGGGCGGGGACGCGGACGAGCTGGGCTTCCGCAGCACGGACGAGCAGCTGCTGGCCGCGGCCCTCGAGGACGCCGCCGCGCTCACGGGCGTGCCGTTGGCGGAGGAGGACGTGCTGAACTCCACCGTGGTGCGCTGGCGCGCACCGATCCCGCCGCAGCACGGCCCGGACCGCGAGGCCATGGACGCCCTGGTCCGGTGGGCCACCGACGTGCCGGGGCTGGACCTGGTGGGCTCGTGGGTGCACGGCACCGGCCTGGCCGCCGTCGTGGCCGGCGTGGAGCGCACCGTGGGCCGCGGCGCGGGCCTCGCCGCCGCCGACTGA
- a CDS encoding PHP domain-containing protein — MSAARYDLHTHSTESDGTEPPADVVRAAARAGLDGLALTDHDTTAGWAAAAEAARAEGVLLVPGMEMSCMAADGTSVHLLSYLHDPGDPGLRAELDTSRASRLTRAQRMTDRLAEDFPITWDLVREHASENATIGRPHIADALVTAGVVTDRSAAFATILTGRSRYYVPHHAADPVEAVRLVRAAGGVPVFAHPRALMRGRVVDLEVMEAMIEAGLAGLEADHRDNPEPERTWLRELAARHGLFVTGSSDYHGTGKPNLIGEFTTDAEVLAEIEHQATGTAVVRG, encoded by the coding sequence ATGTCCGCGGCCCGCTACGACCTCCACACCCACTCCACCGAGTCGGACGGCACCGAGCCGCCCGCGGACGTGGTGCGCGCCGCCGCCCGCGCCGGACTGGACGGCCTCGCGCTCACGGACCACGACACCACCGCCGGCTGGGCCGCGGCGGCCGAGGCCGCGCGCGCCGAGGGCGTTCTCCTGGTGCCCGGCATGGAGATGTCCTGCATGGCCGCGGACGGCACCAGCGTGCACCTGCTCAGCTACCTGCACGACCCCGGGGATCCGGGCCTGCGCGCCGAGCTGGACACCTCCCGCGCGTCCCGGCTCACGCGCGCCCAGCGGATGACCGACCGCCTGGCCGAGGACTTCCCCATCACGTGGGACCTGGTGCGGGAACACGCGAGCGAGAACGCCACGATCGGCCGGCCGCACATCGCGGACGCCCTCGTCACCGCGGGGGTGGTGACGGACCGCTCCGCCGCGTTCGCCACGATCCTCACCGGCCGTTCCCGCTACTACGTCCCGCATCACGCCGCGGACCCGGTGGAGGCGGTGCGGCTGGTCCGCGCCGCCGGCGGGGTCCCGGTGTTCGCCCACCCCCGCGCGCTCATGCGTGGACGCGTGGTGGACCTGGAGGTGATGGAGGCGATGATCGAGGCGGGCCTCGCCGGCCTCGAGGCCGACCACCGGGACAACCCCGAGCCCGAGCGCACCTGGCTGCGCGAGCTCGCCGCCCGCCACGGCCTGTTCGTCACCGGCTCCTCCGACTACCACGGCACCGGCAAGCCCAACCTGATCGGCGAGTTCACCACCGACGCGGAGGTGCTGGCCGAGATCGAGCACCAGGCCACGGGCACGGCGGTCGTGCGCGGCTGA
- a CDS encoding TetR/AcrR family transcriptional regulator gives MTETVSRTPRMPREQRRAQLMDVARAVFAEQGYTGAAMDEIAERAQVSKPVLYQHFSGKHELFLALLDGEVAELDRRLTAAIERTDDNRERSHSTVHAVFAYMDTPERSHRLIFESGAEHDPEVQCRVEAVRESIAAQITRILSVDTMVEGVLAQVVARGVVEMVLGAARHWADHVHEDGRPTAQETAEAVEQVLWRGLEAIPDRPVEG, from the coding sequence ATGACCGAGACCGTGTCCCGCACCCCCCGCATGCCGCGCGAGCAGCGCCGCGCCCAGCTGATGGACGTGGCCCGCGCCGTGTTCGCCGAGCAGGGCTACACCGGCGCGGCGATGGACGAGATCGCCGAACGCGCCCAGGTGTCCAAGCCCGTGCTGTACCAGCACTTCTCGGGCAAGCACGAGCTGTTCCTCGCCCTGCTGGACGGGGAGGTCGCCGAATTGGACCGCCGGCTGACCGCGGCGATCGAGCGCACGGACGACAACCGCGAGCGCTCCCACAGCACGGTCCATGCGGTGTTCGCCTACATGGACACGCCCGAGCGCTCGCACCGCCTGATCTTCGAGTCCGGTGCCGAGCACGACCCCGAGGTCCAATGCCGGGTGGAGGCGGTGCGGGAGTCGATCGCGGCACAGATCACCCGGATCCTCTCCGTCGACACCATGGTGGAGGGCGTGCTGGCGCAGGTCGTGGCGCGGGGCGTCGTCGAGATGGTCCTGGGCGCCGCCCGCCACTGGGCGGACCACGTCCACGAGGACGGCCGCCCCACGGCCCAGGAGACCGCGGAGGCCGTCGAGCAGGTGCTGTGGCGCGGCCTCGAGGCCATCCCGGACCGCCCCGTCGAGGGCTGA
- the hemQ gene encoding hydrogen peroxide-dependent heme synthase, with amino-acid sequence MGKDRNADLVGKDWFTTYTVFARPQGEPGWLGLEGRDVKKAVKEFDDVVAALGKAGVTVRGVYDVSGMREAGDVMVWMYAHTPEALQAAIRDLRRTRLLERTHLVLSAMGSDRMAEFNKDHIPAFAMGRKPLDWLCFYPFVRSYDWYLLDPKERARMLREHGKLGQDFPQVWANTTSAFALNDWEWLLGLEAAELNDLVDMMRHLRNNETRLHVREEVPFYTGRRLETVELPEVLA; translated from the coding sequence ATGGGCAAGGACAGGAACGCCGACCTCGTCGGCAAGGACTGGTTCACCACCTACACCGTGTTCGCCCGCCCGCAGGGCGAGCCGGGCTGGCTCGGGCTGGAGGGCCGGGACGTCAAGAAGGCCGTGAAGGAGTTCGACGACGTCGTGGCGGCCCTCGGCAAGGCCGGCGTCACCGTGCGCGGCGTCTACGACGTCTCGGGCATGCGCGAGGCCGGCGACGTGATGGTGTGGATGTACGCGCACACCCCGGAGGCGCTGCAGGCCGCCATCCGCGATCTGCGCCGTACGCGCCTGCTGGAGCGCACCCATCTGGTGCTCTCCGCGATGGGCTCGGACCGCATGGCGGAGTTCAACAAGGACCACATCCCCGCCTTCGCCATGGGCCGCAAGCCGCTGGACTGGCTGTGCTTCTACCCGTTCGTGCGCTCGTACGACTGGTACCTGCTCGACCCGAAGGAGCGCGCCCGCATGCTGCGCGAGCACGGCAAGCTGGGCCAGGACTTCCCCCAGGTGTGGGCCAACACCACGAGCGCCTTCGCGCTCAACGACTGGGAGTGGCTCCTGGGCCTCGAGGCCGCCGAGCTCAACGACCTGGTGGACATGATGCGCCACCTGCGCAACAACGAGACCCGCCTGCACGTGCGCGAGGAGGTCCCGTTCTACACGGGCCGCCGCCTCGAGACCGTCGAGCTGCCGGAGGTGCTGGCCTGA